In a single window of the Mesoplodon densirostris isolate mMesDen1 chromosome 16, mMesDen1 primary haplotype, whole genome shotgun sequence genome:
- the GNAS gene encoding guanine nucleotide-binding protein G(s) subunit alpha isoform X7, whose translation MGCLGNSKTEDQRNEEKAQREANKKIEKQLQKDKQVYRATHRLLLLGAGESGKSTIVKQMRILHVNGFNGDSEKATKVQDIKNNLKEAIETIVAAMSNLVPPVELANPENQFRVDYILSVMNVPDFDFPPEFYEHAKALWEDEGVRACYERSNEYQLIDCAQYFLDKIDVIKQADYVPSDQDLLRCRVLTSGIFETKFQVDKVNFHMFDVGGQRDERRKWIQCFNDVTAIIFVVASSSYNMVIREDNQTNRLQEALNLFKSIWNNRWLRTISVILFLNKQDLLAEKVLAGKSKIEDYFPEFARYTTPEDATPEPGEDPRVTRAKYFIRDEFLRISTASGDGRHYCYPHFTCAVDTENIRRVFNDCRDIIQRMHLRQYELL comes from the exons atggGCTGCCTCGGAAACAGTAAGACCGAGGACCAGCGCAACGAGGAGAAGGCGCAGCGCGAGGCCAACAAAAAGATCGAGAAGCAGCTGCAGAAGGACAAGCAGGTCTACCGGGCCACGCACCGCCTGCTGCTGCTGG GTGCTGGAGAATCTGGTAAAAGCACCATCGTGAAGCAAATGAGGATCCTGCATGTTAATGGGTTTAATGGAGA TAGTGAGAAGGCAACCAAAGTGCAGGACATCAAGAACAACCTGAAAGAGGCCATTGAA ACCATCGTGGCCGCCATGAGCAACCTGGTGCCCCCCGTGGAGCTGGCCAACCCCGAGAACCAGTTCAGAGTGGACTACATTCTGAGCGTGATGAACGTGCCAGACTTTGATTTCCCTCCC GAATTCTACGAGCACGCCAAGGCTCTGTGGGAGGACGAGGGGGTGCGCGCCTGCTACGAGCGCTCCAACGAGTACCAGCTCATCGACTGCGCTCAGTA cTTCCTGGACAAGATTGACGTCATCAAGCAGGCTGACTATGTGCCCAGCGACCAG GACCTGCTGCGCTGCCGCGTCCTGACTTCTGGAATCTTTGAGACCAAGTTCCAGGTGGATAAAGTCAACTTCCA CATGTTTGACGTGGGCGGCCAGCGTGATGAACGCCGCAAATGGATCCAGTGCTTCAATG ATGTGACTGCCATCATCTTCGTGGTTGCCAGCAGCAGCTACAACATGGTCATCCGGGAGGACAACCAGACCAACCGCCTGCAGGAGGCTCTGAACCTCTTCAAGAGCATCTGGAACAATAG ATGGCTGCGCACCATCTCTGTGATTCTGTTCCTCAACAAGCAAGATCTGCTCGCTGAGAAAGTCCTCGCTGGAAAATCGAAGATTGAGGACTACTTTCCAGAATTTGCTCGCTACACTACTCCTGAGGATG CGACTCCCGAGCCCGGAGAGGACCCACGCGTGACCCGGGCCAAGTACTTCATTCGAGATGAATTTCTG AGAATCAGCACTGCTAGTGGAGATGGGCGCCACTATTGCTACCCTCACTTCACCTGCGCTGTGGACACAGAGAACATTCGCCGTGTGTTCAACGACTGCCGTGACATCATCCAGCGCATGCACCTCCGTCAATATGAGCTGCTCTAA
- the GNAS gene encoding guanine nucleotide-binding protein G(s) subunit alpha isoform X8 has translation MGCLGNSKTEDQRNEEKAQREANKKIEKQLQKDKQVYRATHRLLLLGAGESGKSTIVKQMRILHVNGFNGDEKATKVQDIKNNLKEAIETIVAAMSNLVPPVELANPENQFRVDYILSVMNVPDFDFPPEFYEHAKALWEDEGVRACYERSNEYQLIDCAQYFLDKIDVIKQADYVPSDQDLLRCRVLTSGIFETKFQVDKVNFHMFDVGGQRDERRKWIQCFNDVTAIIFVVASSSYNMVIREDNQTNRLQEALNLFKSIWNNRWLRTISVILFLNKQDLLAEKVLAGKSKIEDYFPEFARYTTPEDATPEPGEDPRVTRAKYFIRDEFLRISTASGDGRHYCYPHFTCAVDTENIRRVFNDCRDIIQRMHLRQYELL, from the exons atggGCTGCCTCGGAAACAGTAAGACCGAGGACCAGCGCAACGAGGAGAAGGCGCAGCGCGAGGCCAACAAAAAGATCGAGAAGCAGCTGCAGAAGGACAAGCAGGTCTACCGGGCCACGCACCGCCTGCTGCTGCTGG GTGCTGGAGAATCTGGTAAAAGCACCATCGTGAAGCAAATGAGGATCCTGCATGTTAATGGGTTTAATGGAGA TGAGAAGGCAACCAAAGTGCAGGACATCAAGAACAACCTGAAAGAGGCCATTGAA ACCATCGTGGCCGCCATGAGCAACCTGGTGCCCCCCGTGGAGCTGGCCAACCCCGAGAACCAGTTCAGAGTGGACTACATTCTGAGCGTGATGAACGTGCCAGACTTTGATTTCCCTCCC GAATTCTACGAGCACGCCAAGGCTCTGTGGGAGGACGAGGGGGTGCGCGCCTGCTACGAGCGCTCCAACGAGTACCAGCTCATCGACTGCGCTCAGTA cTTCCTGGACAAGATTGACGTCATCAAGCAGGCTGACTATGTGCCCAGCGACCAG GACCTGCTGCGCTGCCGCGTCCTGACTTCTGGAATCTTTGAGACCAAGTTCCAGGTGGATAAAGTCAACTTCCA CATGTTTGACGTGGGCGGCCAGCGTGATGAACGCCGCAAATGGATCCAGTGCTTCAATG ATGTGACTGCCATCATCTTCGTGGTTGCCAGCAGCAGCTACAACATGGTCATCCGGGAGGACAACCAGACCAACCGCCTGCAGGAGGCTCTGAACCTCTTCAAGAGCATCTGGAACAATAG ATGGCTGCGCACCATCTCTGTGATTCTGTTCCTCAACAAGCAAGATCTGCTCGCTGAGAAAGTCCTCGCTGGAAAATCGAAGATTGAGGACTACTTTCCAGAATTTGCTCGCTACACTACTCCTGAGGATG CGACTCCCGAGCCCGGAGAGGACCCACGCGTGACCCGGGCCAAGTACTTCATTCGAGATGAATTTCTG AGAATCAGCACTGCTAGTGGAGATGGGCGCCACTATTGCTACCCTCACTTCACCTGCGCTGTGGACACAGAGAACATTCGCCGTGTGTTCAACGACTGCCGTGACATCATCCAGCGCATGCACCTCCGTCAATATGAGCTGCTCTAA
- the GNAS gene encoding guanine nucleotide-binding protein G(s) subunit alpha isoform X6: MGCLGNSKTEDQRNEEKAQREANKKIEKQLQKDKQVYRATHRLLLLGAGESGKSTIVKQMRILHVNGFNGEGGEEDPQAARSNSDGEKATKVQDIKNNLKEAIETIVAAMSNLVPPVELANPENQFRVDYILSVMNVPDFDFPPEFYEHAKALWEDEGVRACYERSNEYQLIDCAQYFLDKIDVIKQADYVPSDQDLLRCRVLTSGIFETKFQVDKVNFHMFDVGGQRDERRKWIQCFNDVTAIIFVVASSSYNMVIREDNQTNRLQEALNLFKSIWNNRWLRTISVILFLNKQDLLAEKVLAGKSKIEDYFPEFARYTTPEDATPEPGEDPRVTRAKYFIRDEFLRISTASGDGRHYCYPHFTCAVDTENIRRVFNDCRDIIQRMHLRQYELL; this comes from the exons atggGCTGCCTCGGAAACAGTAAGACCGAGGACCAGCGCAACGAGGAGAAGGCGCAGCGCGAGGCCAACAAAAAGATCGAGAAGCAGCTGCAGAAGGACAAGCAGGTCTACCGGGCCACGCACCGCCTGCTGCTGCTGG GTGCTGGAGAATCTGGTAAAAGCACCATCGTGAAGCAAATGAGGATCCTGCATGTTAATGGGTTTAATGGAGA GGGCGGCGAAGAGGACCCGCAGGCCGCAAGGAGCAACAGCGATGG TGAGAAGGCAACCAAAGTGCAGGACATCAAGAACAACCTGAAAGAGGCCATTGAA ACCATCGTGGCCGCCATGAGCAACCTGGTGCCCCCCGTGGAGCTGGCCAACCCCGAGAACCAGTTCAGAGTGGACTACATTCTGAGCGTGATGAACGTGCCAGACTTTGATTTCCCTCCC GAATTCTACGAGCACGCCAAGGCTCTGTGGGAGGACGAGGGGGTGCGCGCCTGCTACGAGCGCTCCAACGAGTACCAGCTCATCGACTGCGCTCAGTA cTTCCTGGACAAGATTGACGTCATCAAGCAGGCTGACTATGTGCCCAGCGACCAG GACCTGCTGCGCTGCCGCGTCCTGACTTCTGGAATCTTTGAGACCAAGTTCCAGGTGGATAAAGTCAACTTCCA CATGTTTGACGTGGGCGGCCAGCGTGATGAACGCCGCAAATGGATCCAGTGCTTCAATG ATGTGACTGCCATCATCTTCGTGGTTGCCAGCAGCAGCTACAACATGGTCATCCGGGAGGACAACCAGACCAACCGCCTGCAGGAGGCTCTGAACCTCTTCAAGAGCATCTGGAACAATAG ATGGCTGCGCACCATCTCTGTGATTCTGTTCCTCAACAAGCAAGATCTGCTCGCTGAGAAAGTCCTCGCTGGAAAATCGAAGATTGAGGACTACTTTCCAGAATTTGCTCGCTACACTACTCCTGAGGATG CGACTCCCGAGCCCGGAGAGGACCCACGCGTGACCCGGGCCAAGTACTTCATTCGAGATGAATTTCTG AGAATCAGCACTGCTAGTGGAGATGGGCGCCACTATTGCTACCCTCACTTCACCTGCGCTGTGGACACAGAGAACATTCGCCGTGTGTTCAACGACTGCCGTGACATCATCCAGCGCATGCACCTCCGTCAATATGAGCTGCTCTAA
- the GNAS gene encoding guanine nucleotide-binding protein G(s) subunit alpha isoform X9, producing MRILHVNGFNGEGGEEDPQAARSNSDGSEKATKVQDIKNNLKEAIETIVAAMSNLVPPVELANPENQFRVDYILSVMNVPDFDFPPEFYEHAKALWEDEGVRACYERSNEYQLIDCAQYFLDKIDVIKQADYVPSDQDLLRCRVLTSGIFETKFQVDKVNFHMFDVGGQRDERRKWIQCFNDVTAIIFVVASSSYNMVIREDNQTNRLQEALNLFKSIWNNRWLRTISVILFLNKQDLLAEKVLAGKSKIEDYFPEFARYTTPEDATPEPGEDPRVTRAKYFIRDEFLRISTASGDGRHYCYPHFTCAVDTENIRRVFNDCRDIIQRMHLRQYELL from the exons ATGAGGATCCTGCATGTTAATGGGTTTAATGGAGA GGGCGGCGAAGAGGACCCGCAGGCCGCAAGGAGCAACAGCGATGG TAGTGAGAAGGCAACCAAAGTGCAGGACATCAAGAACAACCTGAAAGAGGCCATTGAA ACCATCGTGGCCGCCATGAGCAACCTGGTGCCCCCCGTGGAGCTGGCCAACCCCGAGAACCAGTTCAGAGTGGACTACATTCTGAGCGTGATGAACGTGCCAGACTTTGATTTCCCTCCC GAATTCTACGAGCACGCCAAGGCTCTGTGGGAGGACGAGGGGGTGCGCGCCTGCTACGAGCGCTCCAACGAGTACCAGCTCATCGACTGCGCTCAGTA cTTCCTGGACAAGATTGACGTCATCAAGCAGGCTGACTATGTGCCCAGCGACCAG GACCTGCTGCGCTGCCGCGTCCTGACTTCTGGAATCTTTGAGACCAAGTTCCAGGTGGATAAAGTCAACTTCCA CATGTTTGACGTGGGCGGCCAGCGTGATGAACGCCGCAAATGGATCCAGTGCTTCAATG ATGTGACTGCCATCATCTTCGTGGTTGCCAGCAGCAGCTACAACATGGTCATCCGGGAGGACAACCAGACCAACCGCCTGCAGGAGGCTCTGAACCTCTTCAAGAGCATCTGGAACAATAG ATGGCTGCGCACCATCTCTGTGATTCTGTTCCTCAACAAGCAAGATCTGCTCGCTGAGAAAGTCCTCGCTGGAAAATCGAAGATTGAGGACTACTTTCCAGAATTTGCTCGCTACACTACTCCTGAGGATG CGACTCCCGAGCCCGGAGAGGACCCACGCGTGACCCGGGCCAAGTACTTCATTCGAGATGAATTTCTG AGAATCAGCACTGCTAGTGGAGATGGGCGCCACTATTGCTACCCTCACTTCACCTGCGCTGTGGACACAGAGAACATTCGCCGTGTGTTCAACGACTGCCGTGACATCATCCAGCGCATGCACCTCCGTCAATATGAGCTGCTCTAA
- the GNAS gene encoding guanine nucleotide-binding protein G(s) subunit alpha isoform X5, translating into MGCLGNSKTEDQRNEEKAQREANKKIEKQLQKDKQVYRATHRLLLLGAGESGKSTIVKQMRILHVNGFNGEGGEEDPQAARSNSDGSEKATKVQDIKNNLKEAIETIVAAMSNLVPPVELANPENQFRVDYILSVMNVPDFDFPPEFYEHAKALWEDEGVRACYERSNEYQLIDCAQYFLDKIDVIKQADYVPSDQDLLRCRVLTSGIFETKFQVDKVNFHMFDVGGQRDERRKWIQCFNDVTAIIFVVASSSYNMVIREDNQTNRLQEALNLFKSIWNNRWLRTISVILFLNKQDLLAEKVLAGKSKIEDYFPEFARYTTPEDATPEPGEDPRVTRAKYFIRDEFLRISTASGDGRHYCYPHFTCAVDTENIRRVFNDCRDIIQRMHLRQYELL; encoded by the exons atggGCTGCCTCGGAAACAGTAAGACCGAGGACCAGCGCAACGAGGAGAAGGCGCAGCGCGAGGCCAACAAAAAGATCGAGAAGCAGCTGCAGAAGGACAAGCAGGTCTACCGGGCCACGCACCGCCTGCTGCTGCTGG GTGCTGGAGAATCTGGTAAAAGCACCATCGTGAAGCAAATGAGGATCCTGCATGTTAATGGGTTTAATGGAGA GGGCGGCGAAGAGGACCCGCAGGCCGCAAGGAGCAACAGCGATGG TAGTGAGAAGGCAACCAAAGTGCAGGACATCAAGAACAACCTGAAAGAGGCCATTGAA ACCATCGTGGCCGCCATGAGCAACCTGGTGCCCCCCGTGGAGCTGGCCAACCCCGAGAACCAGTTCAGAGTGGACTACATTCTGAGCGTGATGAACGTGCCAGACTTTGATTTCCCTCCC GAATTCTACGAGCACGCCAAGGCTCTGTGGGAGGACGAGGGGGTGCGCGCCTGCTACGAGCGCTCCAACGAGTACCAGCTCATCGACTGCGCTCAGTA cTTCCTGGACAAGATTGACGTCATCAAGCAGGCTGACTATGTGCCCAGCGACCAG GACCTGCTGCGCTGCCGCGTCCTGACTTCTGGAATCTTTGAGACCAAGTTCCAGGTGGATAAAGTCAACTTCCA CATGTTTGACGTGGGCGGCCAGCGTGATGAACGCCGCAAATGGATCCAGTGCTTCAATG ATGTGACTGCCATCATCTTCGTGGTTGCCAGCAGCAGCTACAACATGGTCATCCGGGAGGACAACCAGACCAACCGCCTGCAGGAGGCTCTGAACCTCTTCAAGAGCATCTGGAACAATAG ATGGCTGCGCACCATCTCTGTGATTCTGTTCCTCAACAAGCAAGATCTGCTCGCTGAGAAAGTCCTCGCTGGAAAATCGAAGATTGAGGACTACTTTCCAGAATTTGCTCGCTACACTACTCCTGAGGATG CGACTCCCGAGCCCGGAGAGGACCCACGCGTGACCCGGGCCAAGTACTTCATTCGAGATGAATTTCTG AGAATCAGCACTGCTAGTGGAGATGGGCGCCACTATTGCTACCCTCACTTCACCTGCGCTGTGGACACAGAGAACATTCGCCGTGTGTTCAACGACTGCCGTGACATCATCCAGCGCATGCACCTCCGTCAATATGAGCTGCTCTAA
- the GNAS gene encoding guanine nucleotide-binding protein G(s) subunit alpha isoform X10 → MRILHVNGFNGDSEKATKVQDIKNNLKEAIETIVAAMSNLVPPVELANPENQFRVDYILSVMNVPDFDFPPEFYEHAKALWEDEGVRACYERSNEYQLIDCAQYFLDKIDVIKQADYVPSDQDLLRCRVLTSGIFETKFQVDKVNFHMFDVGGQRDERRKWIQCFNDVTAIIFVVASSSYNMVIREDNQTNRLQEALNLFKSIWNNRWLRTISVILFLNKQDLLAEKVLAGKSKIEDYFPEFARYTTPEDATPEPGEDPRVTRAKYFIRDEFLRISTASGDGRHYCYPHFTCAVDTENIRRVFNDCRDIIQRMHLRQYELL, encoded by the exons ATGAGGATCCTGCATGTTAATGGGTTTAATGGAGA TAGTGAGAAGGCAACCAAAGTGCAGGACATCAAGAACAACCTGAAAGAGGCCATTGAA ACCATCGTGGCCGCCATGAGCAACCTGGTGCCCCCCGTGGAGCTGGCCAACCCCGAGAACCAGTTCAGAGTGGACTACATTCTGAGCGTGATGAACGTGCCAGACTTTGATTTCCCTCCC GAATTCTACGAGCACGCCAAGGCTCTGTGGGAGGACGAGGGGGTGCGCGCCTGCTACGAGCGCTCCAACGAGTACCAGCTCATCGACTGCGCTCAGTA cTTCCTGGACAAGATTGACGTCATCAAGCAGGCTGACTATGTGCCCAGCGACCAG GACCTGCTGCGCTGCCGCGTCCTGACTTCTGGAATCTTTGAGACCAAGTTCCAGGTGGATAAAGTCAACTTCCA CATGTTTGACGTGGGCGGCCAGCGTGATGAACGCCGCAAATGGATCCAGTGCTTCAATG ATGTGACTGCCATCATCTTCGTGGTTGCCAGCAGCAGCTACAACATGGTCATCCGGGAGGACAACCAGACCAACCGCCTGCAGGAGGCTCTGAACCTCTTCAAGAGCATCTGGAACAATAG ATGGCTGCGCACCATCTCTGTGATTCTGTTCCTCAACAAGCAAGATCTGCTCGCTGAGAAAGTCCTCGCTGGAAAATCGAAGATTGAGGACTACTTTCCAGAATTTGCTCGCTACACTACTCCTGAGGATG CGACTCCCGAGCCCGGAGAGGACCCACGCGTGACCCGGGCCAAGTACTTCATTCGAGATGAATTTCTG AGAATCAGCACTGCTAGTGGAGATGGGCGCCACTATTGCTACCCTCACTTCACCTGCGCTGTGGACACAGAGAACATTCGCCGTGTGTTCAACGACTGCCGTGACATCATCCAGCGCATGCACCTCCGTCAATATGAGCTGCTCTAA